One genomic region from Melioribacteraceae bacterium encodes:
- a CDS encoding T9SS type A sorting domain-containing protein: MLWQTIFNSGMLSQAWNLDIRKTDLPFMQWPPRSAFTYNSIEYSGMQNSFGGAIYLSANVPGQWGLGPNSNRLASFAGGVGKGSNVEAPWGRWTYPLSGQSIERIENFPVREDGSLNPSYDPNEAELKVITKWAMSDQDKSRGLGVTVTRVSRQWSFPDYDDMIIHEYTFENTGDLDGDGVSDVQRTLVDVLVQFVYGMSPNMYGSQRYYNYEWVIREDQTAFWDPSYWMQYNQVLAVKGDTLLAGRPEPDPANFQLYATTGLYGGGLMSPAAAGFAMLYYDTNKLEIIDYNNPDRNESIQVVQNKLIENVDSTGNSVNLNPDGRPKQPWGCYQGKDPAFLDKIWEKIHRLDDRWGTMYPTPDKNTKNIWVPDLIWIGRMQPIIEGGGDKDNDHPYRSLQFGPYKLEHGQKIKFAVAEVVGYGARRSHNVVGGRIPGPQLQPVKGTDWHKRIKVTRGGITAETMDYLNDYGYPDYVNSNVRTVQDVAHKAFEAYSGKQIPLPETWASGNPQCWPENNPDAGVYNIPIPIPAPKLDIVSTSTGTVRVNWGKQVEEFENLYANRVSGKLSGFKIYRSDYEMGPWKLLGTVNRNSLNEDDLYEFEDVDRTFKIEESKFYSVTSLDEHGNESGKTNITKIKKTIGAVDKLGQVYVVPNPFVLNSGFTGNNAERMLGFYGLPEKCTIYIFSTAGQRVMTIEHDEPVYSNNWGQVTINHQDLASGLYYFVVTTPEGDKSTGKFIVIK, encoded by the coding sequence ATGCTCTGGCAAACTATATTCAATTCGGGAATGCTTAGCCAGGCATGGAACCTTGACATAAGAAAAACAGACTTACCGTTCATGCAGTGGCCTCCCCGTTCTGCCTTTACCTACAATTCGATTGAATATTCAGGAATGCAAAACAGTTTTGGAGGCGCGATTTATCTTTCTGCAAATGTTCCCGGGCAGTGGGGCCTTGGTCCAAACAGTAACCGACTTGCTTCATTTGCCGGAGGCGTTGGTAAGGGTTCAAATGTTGAAGCTCCCTGGGGAAGATGGACCTATCCTTTGAGTGGGCAGTCCATTGAGAGAATTGAGAATTTCCCAGTTCGTGAAGATGGCTCCCTTAATCCAAGTTATGATCCCAACGAAGCTGAACTGAAGGTTATTACAAAATGGGCCATGAGCGACCAGGATAAGTCGAGAGGGTTAGGCGTTACAGTTACTAGAGTTTCACGCCAGTGGTCATTCCCTGATTACGATGATATGATAATCCATGAATATACTTTTGAAAATACAGGCGATCTGGATGGCGACGGTGTTTCTGATGTTCAGAGAACTCTGGTTGATGTACTCGTTCAATTTGTTTATGGAATGTCTCCTAATATGTACGGCTCACAACGCTATTACAATTATGAATGGGTAATAAGGGAAGATCAGACCGCATTTTGGGATCCGTCCTACTGGATGCAGTATAATCAGGTGCTTGCTGTTAAAGGTGACACACTTTTAGCAGGAAGACCCGAACCGGATCCGGCAAACTTTCAATTGTACGCTACAACCGGACTATATGGAGGCGGTTTGATGTCCCCGGCTGCTGCAGGGTTTGCGATGCTTTATTATGATACCAATAAACTCGAAATTATTGATTACAATAATCCCGATAGAAATGAATCTATTCAGGTTGTCCAGAATAAACTTATAGAAAATGTTGATTCGACAGGTAATTCAGTTAATCTTAATCCGGATGGACGACCTAAACAACCGTGGGGATGCTATCAGGGTAAAGATCCGGCTTTCCTTGATAAAATATGGGAGAAGATTCATCGTCTCGATGATCGCTGGGGCACTATGTATCCGACCCCCGATAAAAATACTAAAAATATATGGGTTCCAGATCTTATATGGATCGGAAGGATGCAGCCGATTATTGAAGGCGGGGGAGATAAAGATAACGACCATCCATACCGCTCTCTGCAGTTTGGTCCTTATAAACTTGAACACGGTCAGAAAATTAAATTTGCGGTTGCCGAAGTTGTCGGTTACGGTGCAAGACGTAGTCATAATGTTGTTGGCGGTAGAATTCCGGGACCCCAGCTTCAACCAGTTAAAGGAACAGACTGGCACAAGCGTATCAAAGTTACGAGAGGTGGAATTACAGCCGAAACAATGGATTATCTTAATGATTACGGCTATCCAGATTACGTAAATTCAAATGTAAGAACAGTTCAGGATGTTGCTCATAAAGCATTCGAAGCCTATTCCGGAAAGCAGATTCCACTGCCGGAGACATGGGCTTCAGGTAATCCCCAGTGCTGGCCAGAAAATAATCCCGATGCCGGTGTGTATAATATCCCGATACCTATTCCAGCCCCTAAACTTGATATTGTTAGTACTTCAACAGGAACGGTTAGAGTTAACTGGGGTAAACAGGTTGAAGAGTTTGAAAATCTTTATGCCAATAGAGTCTCTGGTAAATTGTCCGGCTTTAAAATTTACAGATCCGATTATGAAATGGGACCCTGGAAATTGCTGGGTACAGTTAATCGCAACTCATTGAATGAGGATGATCTTTACGAATTCGAAGATGTAGACAGAACTTTTAAAATTGAGGAATCCAAATTTTACTCAGTTACTTCTCTTGATGAGCATGGGAACGAGAGCGGTAAGACTAATATTACGAAAATTAAAAAGACTATTGGAGCGGTAGATAAACTCGGACAGGTTTATGTCGTTCCTAATCCTTTTGTCCTTAATTCAGGATTTACCGGTAACAATGCCGAAAGGATGCTCGGATTCTACGGTCTGCCTGAAAAATGCACCATATATATTTTCTCTACTGCTGGTCAGAGAGTTATGACTATTGAACATGATGAACCAGTATATTCAAATAATTGGGGACAGGTTACGATCAATCATCAGGACCTTGCATCGGGTCTCTATTATTTTGTCGTAACAACGCCGGAAGGGGATAAATCAACCGGAAAATTTATTGTAATAAAATAA
- a CDS encoding M23 family metallopeptidase has translation MKTSKLYSVLFFISWISIISVFSFCSEKDDLLTTPEDTNFELKVTYQPQEVKSTNGKVNLLYSVEISNFKKDGYDLKDFQVFDAANKSMLCSIKDTNKYLLIHKPTQESIPDDFYYYPGESQHVTYRFSVGLAMDPTAVPKKIINRLVLIKGNIEKIIEGKETEVLKKSIPIISPPLRGERYVSGRTTILFDNHHPKSQITYKGRTTAPTRFSVDWNKIDAAGNAYSGDSKICSNWYVYGQNVYAVADGQVVSVKDGMPDQAPVGTVSSDLNLFNGEGNSVVMFIAGGYAVYAHLIPNSITVKAGQIIDRGTLIGKVGNSGASYAPHLHFGLHSDYPYYISEGLPYYIDSLEKTGSVGKAGGTYTTLPLPIECKNEIVENWGVYNLK, from the coding sequence ATGAAAACTTCAAAATTGTATTCAGTTTTATTTTTTATTTCCTGGATTTCAATAATATCAGTGTTTTCTTTCTGTTCCGAAAAGGATGATCTCTTAACAACCCCTGAAGATACTAATTTTGAGCTAAAAGTAACCTACCAACCCCAGGAAGTTAAATCTACTAATGGTAAAGTAAATCTTCTGTATAGTGTGGAGATTTCCAATTTTAAAAAGGATGGATATGATCTCAAAGATTTCCAGGTCTTTGATGCCGCCAACAAATCTATGCTTTGCAGTATTAAGGATACAAACAAATATTTACTCATACACAAACCCACACAGGAGAGTATACCCGATGATTTTTATTATTATCCTGGAGAGAGTCAACATGTTACTTATCGGTTTAGCGTAGGACTGGCGATGGATCCAACTGCCGTTCCCAAAAAAATAATAAACAGGCTGGTTCTGATTAAAGGAAATATCGAGAAAATTATTGAAGGAAAAGAAACAGAGGTTCTTAAAAAATCCATTCCAATAATTTCTCCTCCTCTAAGAGGAGAAAGATATGTTTCGGGAAGAACAACAATATTATTTGATAATCATCATCCCAAATCTCAAATTACATATAAAGGTAGAACAACAGCTCCAACACGTTTCTCTGTCGATTGGAATAAAATTGATGCTGCCGGAAATGCATATAGCGGAGATAGTAAAATCTGTTCAAACTGGTATGTGTATGGACAAAATGTTTATGCTGTTGCGGATGGACAGGTAGTCTCGGTAAAAGATGGGATGCCAGATCAAGCACCAGTAGGAACCGTTTCAAGCGATTTGAATTTATTTAATGGTGAAGGTAATAGTGTAGTAATGTTTATTGCCGGAGGATATGCCGTATATGCCCATTTAATTCCGAACAGCATAACAGTAAAAGCCGGCCAAATAATTGATCGGGGAACGCTTATTGGTAAAGTAGGAAATTCCGGGGCTTCTTATGCACCTCATCTTCATTTTGGTTTACATTCAGATTATCCATACTATATTTCTGAAGGACTTCCATATTATATAGATTCATTAGAAAAGACTGGTTCTGTTGGAAAAGCTGGCGGTACTTATACTACTCTGCCATTACCTATAGAGTGTAAGAATGAAATAGTGGAAAATTGGGGCGTATATAATCTTAAATGA
- a CDS encoding glycoside hydrolase family 13 protein, whose protein sequence is MKKYLLLLLPLIIFNSCQSKKTTEFNEVPAWAKEAVWYQIFPERFSNGDTNNDPAPIDMEGAWPYFTPEGWQIHPWNSDWYKLQPWEASLNKNFYDIVNIRRYGGDLQGVIDKLDYIKDLGITAIYLNPIFESPSLHKYDATFYHHVDNNFGPDPEGDRKIWENENHSDPSTWQWTSADKLFLKLIDEVHKRDMKIIIDGVFNHTGTQFWAFKDIVKNQQSSQFKDWFIIKKWDDPNTTESEFEYAGWMGVRDLPEIKEDENGLVTGPREHVHAVVNRWMDPNGDGDPSDGIDGWRLDVAEMVNHNFWKEFRKWVREINPEAYLVGEVWWEDWNNYKMFNAKPWLGNQFDAVMNYRFTRAVKDFVLADKVKIDATTFADSIKNIMSNYGDNYYGMMNLLGSHDTERLGSLAVNPDGMYDHRGNARDNKDFDVRKPNDEELKRIKLAYGLQFTMPGAPQVYNGDEAGMWGGDDPDCRKPMVWDNMEFETETAHPIGKNRQPDPVTFNNDLFNWIKSLTKIRMENSLISLGSPEFFVIDNDSNILSYRLKNNDAEIVVVVNRNSEPVEINTLSVKFLEGKSNWKDLISGSEIQSGNNVIKLDAYGILILK, encoded by the coding sequence ATGAAAAAATACTTGCTTTTATTATTACCTCTAATAATCTTCAATTCCTGTCAATCCAAAAAAACAACAGAATTTAACGAAGTTCCTGCCTGGGCAAAAGAAGCTGTCTGGTACCAGATATTCCCAGAACGGTTTTCTAACGGTGATACTAACAATGATCCGGCTCCAATAGATATGGAAGGCGCTTGGCCATATTTCACTCCCGAGGGCTGGCAGATTCATCCCTGGAATTCCGACTGGTATAAACTTCAGCCGTGGGAAGCCAGTCTGAATAAAAACTTTTATGATATTGTAAACATCAGGAGGTACGGCGGAGATCTTCAGGGCGTGATAGATAAGCTCGATTATATTAAAGATCTCGGCATTACGGCAATTTATCTCAATCCGATTTTTGAATCCCCCTCGCTCCATAAATACGATGCGACTTTCTACCATCATGTAGATAATAATTTCGGACCTGACCCTGAAGGCGACAGAAAGATCTGGGAAAATGAAAACCACTCCGACCCATCAACCTGGCAATGGACTTCGGCAGATAAACTATTTCTGAAACTTATAGATGAAGTTCATAAAAGAGATATGAAAATTATTATTGACGGAGTATTCAACCATACAGGTACACAATTCTGGGCATTCAAAGATATTGTTAAGAATCAGCAGAGTTCTCAATTTAAAGATTGGTTTATTATTAAAAAATGGGATGATCCAAATACAACGGAATCAGAGTTTGAATATGCGGGATGGATGGGTGTGCGTGATTTACCGGAGATCAAAGAAGATGAAAACGGGTTAGTAACCGGTCCGAGGGAACATGTTCATGCGGTTGTAAATCGCTGGATGGACCCGAACGGGGACGGGGATCCATCGGACGGAATTGACGGATGGCGCCTTGACGTAGCTGAAATGGTGAATCATAATTTCTGGAAGGAATTCAGGAAATGGGTACGTGAAATAAATCCAGAGGCATACCTCGTAGGGGAAGTCTGGTGGGAGGACTGGAACAATTATAAAATGTTCAACGCAAAACCATGGCTCGGCAACCAGTTCGACGCTGTAATGAATTACAGGTTCACACGCGCTGTTAAAGATTTTGTGCTTGCGGATAAAGTTAAAATAGATGCAACTACGTTTGCCGATTCAATTAAAAATATAATGAGCAATTACGGTGATAATTACTATGGAATGATGAATCTGCTTGGAAGTCATGACACAGAACGTTTAGGTTCGCTAGCTGTAAATCCAGACGGCATGTACGACCACCGGGGAAATGCGAGAGACAATAAAGATTTCGATGTGCGGAAACCAAATGACGAAGAACTCAAACGGATTAAACTGGCATACGGATTACAGTTCACAATGCCGGGAGCGCCTCAGGTATATAACGGCGACGAGGCCGGAATGTGGGGTGGAGATGATCCCGACTGCCGTAAACCGATGGTCTGGGACAATATGGAATTCGAAACAGAAACTGCTCACCCGATCGGGAAAAACCGTCAGCCGGATCCTGTAACATTCAACAATGATTTATTCAACTGGATAAAAAGCCTAACAAAGATACGTATGGAGAACAGTCTGATTTCGCTCGGCTCTCCCGAATTTTTTGTAATTGATAATGATTCGAACATTCTTAGCTACAGACTGAAAAATAATGATGCAGAAATTGTAGTGGTTGTAAACAGGAATTCTGAACCGGTTGAGATAAACACATTATCGGTTAAGTTTCTGGAGGGCAAGAGTAACTGGAAAGATTTGATTTCAGGATCGGAAATTCAATCGGGAAATAATGTTATAAAATTAGACGCCTACGGAATTTTAATTCTGAAGTAG
- a CDS encoding TonB-dependent receptor, whose amino-acid sequence MVKKGIMPKLITFAVFLFLFSNLFAGETGKISGRITDAKTGEPLPSANILITASWENGVEIPLQQTIGTASDFDGYYYILNVRPGSYSLTVSFIGYGKSIKTQVLVYVDKTTVVDFALEPKEFQSQEVVITAFRAPKIEVDRTSTKQVFNINEIESIAGVNNVEDIIALQADVVDDHFRGGREGESLYLLGGASINNPISASKAFSPIVTGIQQVEVFTSGFSAEYGNAQSGVVNMVPKEGGDIWQTRLAYSLELPHYKTWGGNPFSTDYMPMWDKLSNAYEWLKNQDPQLSTSDAMFKDFFNFWPDGYIASHADSLRLATFAMKDWIMMARDIGLEYLIPITNRIDISTGGPVSDNIKIFVAARQEDETPIVPTPVQDRTRQWLSNLTTNIDKNNKITLSFSFNDRYRNNVDDDPDTWFDRIFAVPKETQNSKLYGIDYNGVLSNSSFFNVSIKVLSTYEDENPEYLDPDKYRNDAANGERIGGMQTSYVGRFRNTPFGTANNMELNRGYEKSTTYSFIGSFTSQLDKGNMIKAGVQLSSYYLNAYRESNLKSFTEKSVLSFTAYPFEGGIFLQDKMEFEGMVANFGLRYDFYNFNTDYFVDQFRPRIGGETENTKLIGHLSPRLGVSFPISENSVFHLNYGAFVQRPSFNRIYYTTWISETEFNRIGNPTLKPERTNAYDVGIVQGLPFGITLDVSAYYKDVKDLVHEAAFFSNTGDFYVGYGNLDYANIRGFHVNLEKMDSKFKTYLNYNYQISTGKASDPGDQNIVEVYEDAKRQTERSPKDILMDYDRTHRFVANISYSTDKDEGPEIFGTHLFGHMNFSATLRFQSGQPYTDDDHFLGLIYNKRMPDEFDLRIRVQKAFKIADVTYMIYLEGFNILNQKVFNSAVFDDNSELNLLKRYKNGERESLVWYDWKESGGREDYYANRYKVSMEQTIYRNMPRYFRIGLEMRL is encoded by the coding sequence ATGGTAAAAAAAGGCATTATGCCTAAACTAATAACCTTCGCAGTATTCTTATTTCTTTTCTCAAACCTATTTGCCGGTGAAACTGGCAAGATTTCCGGTAGAATCACAGATGCGAAAACCGGTGAACCGCTTCCTTCAGCAAACATACTTATTACTGCTTCATGGGAAAATGGTGTCGAAATCCCTTTACAACAGACGATAGGTACTGCAAGTGACTTTGACGGATATTATTATATCCTAAATGTCCGGCCCGGTTCTTACAGTTTGACTGTAAGTTTTATTGGTTACGGCAAATCTATTAAAACTCAGGTGCTTGTATATGTTGATAAGACTACTGTTGTTGATTTTGCACTTGAACCGAAGGAATTCCAGAGTCAGGAAGTTGTAATTACCGCTTTCAGGGCTCCTAAAATTGAAGTAGATAGAACCTCTACTAAACAGGTCTTCAATATTAACGAAATTGAGAGCATCGCCGGTGTAAATAATGTGGAAGACATTATTGCGTTACAGGCCGATGTTGTTGACGATCATTTTCGAGGCGGCCGAGAAGGTGAATCTCTCTACCTGCTTGGAGGAGCCTCTATCAATAATCCTATTAGTGCCAGCAAGGCATTTTCACCAATCGTAACAGGTATTCAGCAGGTCGAAGTTTTTACCAGCGGATTTAGCGCAGAATACGGTAACGCTCAATCCGGTGTTGTTAATATGGTTCCTAAGGAAGGCGGTGATATCTGGCAGACGCGACTCGCTTATTCATTAGAGCTTCCTCACTACAAAACATGGGGCGGCAATCCATTTTCTACCGATTATATGCCTATGTGGGATAAACTCAGTAATGCATACGAATGGCTCAAAAACCAGGACCCACAGCTTTCAACAAGCGATGCCATGTTTAAAGATTTTTTCAACTTTTGGCCCGATGGATATATTGCAAGCCATGCCGATAGCCTTCGGCTTGCTACATTCGCAATGAAAGACTGGATTATGATGGCCAGGGATATTGGTCTTGAATATCTTATACCGATTACAAACAGAATAGATATTTCTACTGGCGGACCAGTCTCAGATAATATTAAGATATTTGTTGCTGCCAGACAGGAGGATGAAACTCCTATTGTTCCCACTCCTGTTCAGGACAGAACCCGTCAATGGCTAAGCAATTTGACGACAAATATCGATAAGAATAATAAAATTACATTATCTTTTTCTTTCAACGACAGATATAGAAATAATGTAGACGATGATCCTGACACCTGGTTTGACAGAATATTTGCAGTACCCAAAGAAACTCAAAATTCCAAATTATACGGAATCGATTATAATGGGGTTCTCAGCAATTCCAGCTTTTTCAATGTAAGTATTAAAGTACTTAGTACTTACGAAGATGAAAACCCAGAATATCTTGATCCCGATAAATATAGAAATGATGCTGCCAATGGAGAAAGAATCGGAGGCATGCAGACAAGTTATGTGGGTAGATTTAGAAATACTCCATTCGGAACTGCAAATAACATGGAGCTTAACCGGGGATACGAAAAAAGTACGACCTATAGTTTCATTGGCAGCTTTACCAGCCAGCTTGATAAGGGTAATATGATAAAAGCCGGTGTTCAGTTATCCAGCTATTATTTGAATGCATACAGAGAATCCAACCTTAAATCATTTACTGAAAAATCAGTTCTTAGTTTTACAGCTTACCCGTTTGAAGGAGGAATTTTCTTGCAGGATAAAATGGAATTTGAAGGAATGGTTGCCAATTTCGGTTTGCGGTACGACTTCTATAATTTCAATACTGACTACTTTGTTGATCAATTCAGACCAAGAATCGGAGGAGAAACAGAAAACACAAAACTCATTGGCCATCTTTCACCTCGTCTTGGTGTTTCCTTCCCGATTTCCGAGAATTCTGTCTTTCATCTAAACTACGGTGCTTTCGTTCAGCGCCCGAGTTTCAACAGGATTTATTATACAACGTGGATTTCTGAAACTGAATTCAACAGAATAGGTAATCCAACTTTGAAACCCGAAAGAACTAATGCATATGATGTTGGTATAGTTCAAGGATTGCCATTTGGAATTACTCTCGATGTAAGTGCTTATTACAAGGATGTTAAAGATCTAGTGCATGAAGCTGCGTTCTTTAGCAACACCGGAGATTTCTATGTGGGATATGGTAATCTCGACTATGCAAATATCAGAGGTTTTCACGTCAATCTTGAAAAAATGGACAGTAAATTCAAAACTTACCTTAATTATAATTATCAGATTTCCACAGGCAAAGCATCAGATCCAGGTGACCAAAATATAGTTGAAGTTTACGAAGATGCTAAAAGACAGACGGAGAGAAGTCCAAAAGATATTTTAATGGATTACGACAGAACTCACAGATTTGTTGCCAATATTAGCTACAGTACAGATAAAGATGAAGGTCCCGAAATATTCGGCACTCATTTGTTCGGGCATATGAATTTTTCTGCAACCCTCAGATTCCAGTCCGGTCAGCCTTATACCGATGACGATCATTTTCTCGGACTTATTTACAACAAGAGAATGCCGGATGAATTTGATCTTAGAATCAGAGTTCAGAAGGCTTTCAAAATTGCAGACGTAACATATATGATCTATCTTGAAGGATTTAACATTCTGAATCAGAAAGTTTTCAATTCAGCTGTATTCGACGACAATAGTGAACTGAATCTGCTTAAGAGATATAAAAACGGCGAAAGGGAAAGTCTGGTCTGGTACGATTGGAAAGAAAGCGGCGGAAGAGAAGACTATTATGCTAACAGATACAAAGTGAGTATGGAACAAACAATTTATAGAAATATGCCGCGTTATTTCAGAATTGGTCTTGAGATGAGACTGTAA
- a CDS encoding GIY-YIG nuclease family protein, with amino-acid sequence MYYVYVLKSLVKERFYIGHTSDLQNRLNEHNSGRTKSTKTYIPWSIIYTETYLTRSEAYKRELEIKSYKSGIKFKQLLKLESWQSG; translated from the coding sequence ATGTATTACGTATATGTTTTAAAAAGTTTAGTAAAAGAAAGGTTTTATATTGGTCACACTTCAGATTTGCAAAATAGGTTAAACGAACATAACTCGGGAAGAACAAAATCAACAAAAACTTATATTCCCTGGTCGATCATTTACACAGAAACTTATTTAACGAGATCTGAAGCATATAAAAGAGAACTGGAAATAAAATCATATAAGAGCGGAATAAAATTTAAGCAATTATTAAAACTGGAGAGTTGGCAGAGTGGTTGA
- a CDS encoding DUF5989 family protein — protein sequence MSKLSTVAQLWSFLMKNKKWWLMPIIFFLILLGGLIVLTKGSALAPFIYAIF from the coding sequence ATGAGCAAATTATCTACTGTAGCGCAACTCTGGTCCTTTCTGATGAAAAACAAGAAATGGTGGCTTATGCCGATCATTTTCTTCCTGATCCTGCTGGGAGGATTAATTGTTCTTACTAAGGGCTCGGCACTGGCTCCGTTTATATATGCGATATTTTAA